Below is a window of Camelus ferus isolate YT-003-E chromosome 4, BCGSAC_Cfer_1.0, whole genome shotgun sequence DNA.
attgtcgcatacttttcaccgtgagctaccacaagatctagTATacatttccctatgctatacagtataatcttgtttatctattttatatatacttgtcagtatctacagatttccaactcccagtctgtcccttcccgcccccctcccccctggcaaccacaagtttgtattctgtgtctatgagtctgcttctgttttgtatttatgttcatttgtctttttcttttcttttttcttttttaagattccacatgagtgctctcatatggtatttttctttctctttctggcttacttcacttagaatgacattctccagggacatccatgttgctgcaaatggtgttatgttgtcttttttatggctgaatagtattccattgtataaatatacaacatcttctttatctagtcatctgttgatggatatttaggctgtttccatgtcttggctcttgtaaatagtgctgctatgaacattgggatgcaggtgtctttttgaagtagggttccttctggatatatgcccaagagtgggattactgggtcatacggcaagtctattcctagtcttttgaggaatctccatactgttttccacagtggctgcaccaaactacattcccaccagcagtgtaggagggttcccttttctccatagcttctccagcatttgtcatttgtggacttttgaatgatggccattctgactagtgtgaggggatacctcattgtagttttgaattgcatttctctgataactagtgatattgagcatttttccatgtgcctattggccagttgtatgtcttcaatggagaattgcttgtttaggtcttctgcccatttttggattgggttgtttgttttttcttattaagtcatatgagctgcttatatattctggaaatcaagcctttgtcggtttcatcttttgcaaaaattttctcccattctgtaggttgttgttttgttttgtttgtggtttcctttgctgtgcaaaagcttgtaagtttaattaggtcccatttgtttattcttgcttttatttctattgcttgggtagactgccgtaggagaatatttttgagatgtagaATGAACCTTTTTTCAATGTGGGATATCTGTCTTTGTTCTTGTAACCTTTTTGACTAAACATCTGTTTTATCTGATAATAATATAGTCACGTCAGCTCTCTTTCAgttatttgcatgaaatatctctttccatcattttattttcagtatctttttgCCTTTGTATctaagtgagtctcttgtagacaagTATAAAccatgtttttttaatccattctgacaatcttttgtcttttaattggagagcttaatccatttacatttaaagtaactacTGATAAGGAAGGATTTATTTCTACTATTtagctatttgttttctgtgtatcttGTATGTTTTTTGTTCCTCGGTTCCTCCcttactgccttttaaaaaatatttaattgaggtatggcttagaaaaaaaaatacacacacacacacacacacacacacacacacacacacacacacacacacacacacacacacacacacacacagtgccttAGACCATTGAATCTTTAGGTCCTAAGACACACCCCAGTCATTAAAGTTAgtatttagagtttaaaaaataaaaataatgtgtatatatatatatatataccattttgactctcttctttccttttcatgtatctttattttcctaGTAGTTACCGTGAGGGACAAGTTAGTTTTAATAGTGTACTAATACTATGCTCCTATACATCTCCATCCTGCCCTCTTCATATTGTTACTGTCACAGGTTGCATATTAATACATTGTATGCCGAATAACAtggatttataattattgttatatTCATTTGCCTTTTAgatcattcagaaaaaaaaaagaggagttgTAAACTGAAAGTTTGGTAATATTGATAAATATCTTACATTTATCTATATTGTTACTTTTACCAGCAGTCTTTATTCTTTCATATGGCTTTAAATTCCTGTCTAGTTCTTTTCTCTCAACCTGAAAGACCCCTTTATCATTTCTTACAGAGGAGACCTACTGGAAACAAACAcccttagcttttgtttatctggaaatgttttaatttctccttcatactggaaaggtttgctggatatagaattcttggttgacagatttttcttttagcactttaaatatgtcatacACTCCTTTCTGagctccatggtttctgatgagaaattagcTGTTAATCTTAGGTCCCTTTTATGTGATGAGTGGcttctttcttgctgtttttcagATTCCCCGTTGTCTTCGACTTTCCACTATTTGACTTACAATGTGTCTCATGTGTATCTCTTTATCTACCTGGAGTTGTTAAGCTTCTTGGATGGTatatgtcttttgccaaattcaggaagttttcagccattatatcatttaatatcttttctagtcttttttttctctccttctgagactctgaTTTGCATGTTGGTGTATTTGGTAGTTTTCCACAGGTACCgcagattgtttttatttttcttcatccttcTTAATACTCCTCAGACTGGATATTTCAATTGCTTTATCTTTGAATttgatgattttttcccccttctgcctGCCTAAACCTGCCACTGAACTCctcttgtaaattttttatttcaagttgCATTTGTTTCCTTGATCTACCGTAACATAATACTATGGGCTAGGTGGCTTaagcaacaaaaatttattttttcacaattttagAGGCTAGAAGTCAGATCAAACTGTTGGCAGATATAATTTCTCCTGAgacctctctctttggcttgcaggTGCCACCTTTTCACTGTCTTCACAGTGCACGTGTGCCTGTTGTCTCTCAGtctaaatttcatttcttatgaGAACGCCAGTCAGCTTGGATTCAGGCCCAccctaacagcctcattttaacttcattacCACTTTAACAGCCCTatgtccaaatacagtcacattctgggaTATTGGGGATTAGAGCTTTAACACAGGAATTTTTGGAGGGATACAGGTCAGTCCACAATGGAGTTATTATAcctttcagctccagaatttctatttggttactttttataatttctgtctctttattgacATTGTTCtcctgatttcctttagttctttgtccATAGTTTTCTTTAACAATTTGAGCATATCCAAGGCAGTTGACTTTAACAACTTAGACTAGCACTTATCAGTGTCTGAAATTCCTCAAGGAtagtttctaattcttttttttcatgtaaatgtaCCTTATTTTTCCGTTTCTTTGTACACTTTGTAATTTTGGATTGAGAACTGGATATTGAGTATTCTAATGTGGTAGCtaggagagatttttttcatacagcttttcataaattttttgtgtgtgtatgtattagtCCTCCCTTTTCTcaaatagctaaaaataaaattctacagtGATGAGAGCAGAGAATCCAGATGTGGTTCTCAGAATTTATATACCTCTAgtttatacatttatgtagttaacttttccttttaaaattacaaatacctAAAATTGTTCATTTCCtggtctattttttgttttttattattattgttgttgttgttattttatgttttaagagCTGTAAACCATAaattaattcttcattttaaGAATACTGTCTtacctcttaaaaattttaatgactaaTCTGgtattttaatgtcttcttaGAAGAGGCAGTGATGTGATAGGAAAAATACATTAGGCTTTGGAATCATAGAGACCTAGATTTCAAATCCCAATGTAATAAAAACTAGCTTTTATTTTagccttgggaaagttacttgaAATAGTGAACTTGAGAGTGTTAATCCTCTACATTTGCAGAGTTGTTACAAAGATAAGGTGAAAAAAACGTGTATAGTTCCTGATATATAGTAATTACTCAGGAAACATTAGTTTCTTCTCTTGGCATGTCTCCCTATCTTTCATAGATAACTTTCAACCTTTGTTGGATTATCTAGTAAAATCTGTTTTGGGggagtttttgtctgttttgttggATTATCTggtaaaaaatgataaaatctcaTACTTAGAAAACCTGGTATTTAGCAGTGTTAGGTACAGTATTAGACCCAGGTGACAAATTACACCAATAAATCTGTTaggttttctggtttgttttaatttactgtGGGTTTATGGGACCTGAACAGCAGCTCTAGCAGAGTTCACCTCGTTGATTGCTCTTGTTAGGAATTATCTCTAATGCTTGACTTACCCCACAAAATAGATTTACAGTAACAACACAAGCAATCCCTTATTCTTTgttataactttattttcagattgaGTTCATTCAGTAGCAGGGACAATATTTACTGTCCTCTTTGGtctattactttttaaacaatttggaGATTAACAGATAGAAGAATACCTTGCCTTGCTGTTTCATTCTGCTTCACGTTGTCAGAAGCTCTTAAAGGGCTAACATTCCAACAGCAACTACGGAAACCCATGTTGTTTGGAATCTTGACAAGTTCACCCCTGTGGTGGTGAAGGACTAAAGGCACAACCATtctggccccctgcccctccctggatTCTAGCCCAGTGCTCTCCTCTCAGTTCCTTGCAGTTACTGAGTTCATGTCTGCCAGAGTCTTTACATGTGCTTTTCCTTCTACCCACAATTCCTTCCTCACCCCAATTTGGCAAATAATGGTTGAACCTGAGGCCTCTTAAAAAGTCTGTAATTTGGATAGGTATCGTGTTTGTTTTGACTAGAAAtgtttactttgttttacttAGGGGATTTATAAAGCTTACAGATATTTCtggattctgttttctcacttacAGACACAGGCAACATTAAGAGTTAATACCGTAAAGAATGGTGAGTGGTTCCTGCTTTTGGCCTCACACCTGCAATCCTTGCTCTGGGGAATGAATGAGTGCTGTGCCTCCAGGCAAGGGGACTGTATGGAACTGTGGGACTTGGCTTAATTTTCTTGGTGATCATTGAGTTTCTCTTTGGGCTGGAATTAGTActaattttgctttctcttgTAGCACTGAACAAGATTTGTGATGAAATGGAGCCTGGAACAAACTCTTTTCGAGTagaatttcctgatttttccaGCACCATTCTACAGAAACTGAACCAGCAGCGCCAGCAAGGACAACTATGTGATGTCTCCATTGTTGTCCAAGGCCACATTTTCCGGGCACACAAAGCTGTTCTTGCTGCCAGTTCACCCTACTTTTGTGACCAGGTACTCCTGAAAAACAGCAGGAGGATTGTTTTGCCTGATGTGATGAACCCCAGGGTGTTTGAGAACATTCTCCTATCAAGTTATACGGGACGTCTAGTCATGCCTGCTCCAGAAATTGTTAGTTACTTAACAGCAGCAAGCTTCCTTCAGATGTGGCATGTGGTAGACAAATGCACTGAGGTTTTAGAGGGAAACCCTACAGTCCTCTGTCAGAAGCTGAATCATGGCAGTGACCACCAGTCTCCAAGCAGCAGTAGTTACAACGGCCTAGTGGAGAGCTttgagctgggctctgggggccATACTGATTTCCCCAAAGCCCAGGAACTGAGGGATGGAGAGAATGAAGAGGAGAGCACCAAAGATGAGCTGTCATCTCAGCTCACCGAGCACGAATACCTTCCTAGCAACTCGTCCACAGAGCATGACCGGCTGAGCACTGAGATGGCGAGCCAGgacggggaggagggggccagcGACAGTGCCGAGTTCCACTACACCCGGCCTATGTACAGCAAGCCCAGCATAATGGCTCACAAACGCTGGATCCATGTGAAGCCTGAACGCTTCGAACAAGCATGCGAGGGCATGGATGTGCACGCACCCTACGATGAGCACCAGGTCACTGAGTCCATCAACACCATGCAGACAGAGCACTCGGTCCAGCCCTCGGGAGTAGAGGAAGACTTTCACATCGGGGAAAAAAAGGTGGAAGCAGAGTTTGACGAACAGGCTGATGAAAGCAATTATGATGAGCAGGTGGATTTCTATGGCTCTTCCATGGAAGAGTTTTCCGGAGAGAGGTCAGATGGAAATCTAATTGGGCACAGACAGGAGGCTGCCCTAGCAGCAGGCTATAGTGAGAACATTGAAATGGTGACAGGGATTAAAGAAGAAGCTTCCCACTTAGGATTCTCAGCCACTGACAAGCTGTATCCTTGTCAGTGCGGAAAGAGTTTCACTCACAAGAGTCAGAGAGATCGACACATGAGCATGCACCTCGGTCTTCGGCCTTACGGCTGTGGTGTCTGTGGtaagaaattcaaaatgaagCATCATCTCGTGGGCCACATGAAGATTCACACAGGCATAAAGCCGTATGAGTGTAATATCTGTGCAAAGAGATTTATGTGGAGGGACAGTTTCCACAGGCATGTGACTTCTTGTACCAAGTCCTACGAAGCTGCAAAGGCTGAGCAGAATACGACTGAGGCTAACTAAAAATAGGGTCTGGCCCTTGAGTGGcaggcacaaaaataaactatggtaaTTATGCAAATCTGGGCACAGATGATGCGTGCTACTTGCTATTATgagagaagcttaaaaaaaaaaggaagatatttctGAAAGACCAGCTCTAAGTAGGccaattaaaaaatctaattcttCAAATCTGTATGTTCCAGGCCAGGCCTGCAGTGGGTAATGGGGAATAAGTTAGTCCACCTCCCACCTGGCCAGGTAATCCTTCTGGCCTGTTGTGATCGAGGCAGGTGGACTTGGTGATGGAAACACCTGCACTTGGAGCTGTGTTCCATTTCAGGTGGCAGCAGTTTTTGATCACTCATCATTACAAGGTCatattggaattttattttgctcttactCTAGATACTTAGGTAACGTGGATTTGTTTTGGTAGCTGCTTCACTGAATGAAATGCTACTTAATGTAATAGCTATAAATAATGTGATTCCTAGGATACGAAATTGTTAACGGAGCTCTCTTGTCTGGTTTCATTCTTTCTAAAGGGTATTTTAACTAAAACTGTGGAGATACTAAAAGGGTGACATTCTAAGTATGAAACAAATAACTTATGGTACAAGCTTCAATTTCTATAAGATGCCACTGTCACAATGTGTTTCAGACTCTTGGTAAGTCAgagtttaattatattttagtaCTAACATTTAGTTTGAACAATTGTATCTAATTGTAATTCTCTAGGGTGCCAGAGATAGGTATTTCTAATTGGTTTGCTGTCCCaaatcccatttgtttaattgTAGCATCCACACAGTGGGATCTGCTCTGTGGCTAGAAGACTCCTAGCCTGCTTTGACTCTGACCACGGTGGTACTATTGGCTGCTCCAGGCAATTTACCCTGTCTTAGAGTATGGTGCCTCCTGAAGAGGTCAGTGAGTGACCACCATTATTGGGAAGGAGCCAGAAGTCACAGCTGAGAGTTACCTGTGAACTTCAGGAGTTAATAGAGTGCTACAGTGACACTCCAGTTGTCAAGAGTGAGCGCTGCTGAGTAGCAGAATTTTGAGTGTCAGTTTATACTTGAGGAGGGTGGGTGGAAACTGCCCAAGAAAAGCGGAGTCTTGAAAATACACTGGTTGGGGAGATACTCATAGTGGGGTACACTGAGCTAATACTTCCAGCTTGAGTGCtggaatgtattttaaaagggggaaagaacGAGTCCTAACTAATTTTAGAAAGTAGTCCACAGATTCATGCTCCCGTATTATAGATGAAGCTGCATAAATTTGCAAGCCCACGTAGCTATacctaccaaaaaaaaacaagaaaagcagcTATTCTGAGACCTTTTCTGAGGATCAGTCAGATGTTTTAGGTTAAAAAAGAAGCATATATTCAGGATGTTTTAAGCTGTGTAATATACCTGAAGTTATCACAAGGTAGTACAGGGTGCTACTATTATGTCAACTTTTCCGTAAACTTGCTGATCTATTATTTCTTAGtggaaactttttctttaaaataaaaataacttttcttgaaTTTGGggtgaaattttgttttaaaagtttggcTTTGCTCTAATGTGATAGACGTTGCTGGCAATGGCCTCTGAGTCTCAAGCTCCTACCATCAAGGCATTTACTTGTTAAAAGTTGTTTGGAAAGGGGAAAGTAAGGCTTACCAGTTAACTCTTGTAATCAAGATTACAGAGCAGGGATCTATTCATTAACACTGTATCATTCTCGATATATAAAAAGCACTTtgtatttaaaactttattataaatatatatacagatagatttttttaacctagaaatTAGATATTACCTCTTGGTTGTTTGCCACGTTAATATCCTCTTCTCTTAGTATTGGAACCATCAGTTAACAGTCCTTTCTCTGTACCCGACAGAGCATATAGAGGTGACTGTACCATCAAGTTcagttgcttctttttttctcatgttaGAAGCCAGTGGGATTTAGGTATAATCCTAGCCATGATGTGTGAGAAGCTGTTTTATTACTCCTACTAATTTGGGTACTAAGGCAGTGAAGCCATTTGTTCTGCCAAAAACTGATCATTTGGTATCAGCAAACCATTTTCTGCCTATTTGGAAGGTTTGATGTGCTGGTTTCCATTAACGATTATATTCAGATGAGCACTGGGACATTTGAGAAGTCTgagaggtaaaagaaaaatatcctggAAAAATTATAGTGAGATCAGCACACCCGTCATGAGTAATGGGGAAGAAGAGCTCTTGTTCAGCCAGGACTCGTGGGCAGCCCTTAGGTGGTGGTTTTGGAAGCAGTTAGTTGTGTTGGGACTTATTTAATGTGTTGTGAAGAGAGGTGTATCTTTTATTGAAATCCTTTCATATACATCAGCTACCAAATGTAGAATATAAATGTAAGTTCCTCACATCTGCTGTTTCAAGTTTTTTTATGATAGTGGGGTTTTCATAAAAATTAGGGTTGCTGATCAGGTCAGCCAGACCGTGTGAGGTGGTTGGGCATCTGAAATGCTGGCGGTGTTCagagaggcaggggaaggggattGCCTTAGTTTGTATAGTAAAAGTGAGGTTTTATAAACTTCGCTTTTTAAGATTAGGAGATCataccttttttttcctgcccagCCTGGGTTGGATAGTCTCTCTCCTTACTCAGTACAGCTTTAGAAAATCTTTATCCTTCCCAATGAGTTTGGATAGTAGAAGGTAACATTTTCCAAACAATCTTTCAGGGATTGTGTCAGTGACCTACAGCCAAGGTATTTGTCCCCGAGTTTGAGTCTTAACTGTGGTTTTTCCTCAGTCCCAGTGGGAAAGGGCTTCAAGGCACCACCAGTGGTATTTAATATTTAGTGCTTATGCCATGCCTTTAATTTGAGATGTGCACATTACAATAATCCACTTGGTGAAGTAGGTATCACCGTCTAACCGAGGAAGAACTGCCATAGCCTTTCCTCAGCTGTTGAGGGTTATCCTCAGGCGCTCCTGGGCCGCAGCCTGTTGATTCTGATTTCTGGACCTCACTTTCTTCCAATCCTTTCTTTTGGCCACCACTTTCAAAGAGTCTGTCCAGGAGGGTCTCCTCCATTCTTTTGGGCATTTGCTGAACTAAACTGACCCTGAGCTGACTTCTGTCTATTTGGGAAAGCTGCTTAGTCTCAGTGGCGTCTTCCTGCAGAAGCACACGCCTCCCTAAGCTGCTGCGGAAATGAAGTTGGGGCAGAGCAGAAGCAGCAATCGCCTGGGAAAGGGATTTGCTGTAGCCTCTTGGGGAAGGGTGGAGAGGACGCCATCACTCCAAATCCAGGTGTTTGCTTTTCTAAGGTCTCTGATAATTTAGGAATGCTGAAAACCAAGCAAcataccccctcccccagccccttctgTGCCACACTAATTTTGtgatttaggttgctttcatgggTGACTAACTCTGTTCAGTGAAACCAGGGTGTttgtttgagttttttctttGCTACTTATACGTTTAAAGGTACATGTTTCTTATTTCAAATCTCTACTGATAATGCCCTATGGGAAGATGCTGGAACACATTTTGCaaatgtgagtttttttttttaagttttgcttgAAGCCTGTGTCATAATGTCAGTTGCTgctgccttctttccttttatgaGGTTCCCAATGTTTCTTCCAGAAAATTTATTTATGCAAGTCAGGTGACTCTTAGACCACAAAACCATTTGATGATAAACAGATTATCATTAGGTGCATATCTTATTGATATTTTGTGAAATGTTATGCCTGTGTTGCAAAAGTTGAATAGTTTCGTCCTTATATATTGCTGTCTTCAGTGTACAGCATGGTTTTACTTAATTGAATGTTactgtttaatattttcttcttatagaAGAGACCATGCCCTTTTGTATGAcatgttttaataaatgttatctgTCAACTttgtaaaagttttgtttttcactctagATATATGACCACatgtctttgttttcattctggCTTTTGCCACCTGAGAATAAAAGTTACATTGTGGCCTTTTTGATAACTAAATGCCAAACAGCCTGATCAAATGGGTACTGAGTGATCGtgtgctgtgccaggcacttatGATGACAATCATATCATTATTTAGGTGTGTTGGATATACTCTGTTTGCTCCTCCAGATCCCCTCCCCGCCCTGTGCTTCACTCTGGAGGCTTTCCTCTATGGTCAGGGTCTACCAGAGACACGTGGGACAAGAGAGAAGTCAGGACATTCACTCCTCTGGCTCCTTCCTGCCAGATGTGAGTTGAGCAGCTGGGCTCCTCTGCCAAGGGCCACAGTTCCTGTCAGGCAACTTGAGGGTTTGGTAACTACACCTTCCTCTTATCCTTTCAAGCTGAGGATTGGTCCTGACTCCCTGTTTTGCTGAGCCTCCAGGGCTTAAGTGTCCTCATAGGAGTTCCTTAACCCTGTCCAGACCCTGTGTAAGTAGTCCTTTCATGAAACTCTCCTCTCCTCAGTCACCCCAGCTGAGCACGCCATCTGTTCTGTGCCAGAACCGCAGCTGATGCCTTAGGTGTACTCGCTGCACGTATGAGCCTGCTGGGACTCAGAGAAGGTAGGCATGTTACCAAAGGTGGAACTATGACTACTGGGTGGGGCTGAAATTCAGAAGCAGGACTTGTGGCTACGACACATGGAGGTGGTTTTTCCCACTGCTCTGTAATGCCTCATGCGCTTCAGTTGGGTCTCTGACTCACCTCATTttcccctgtcctcccctcctctcccctccctcccaagaAAACCCTCAAGAAGCAGCACCAGTGCTCTTTAAAAGTGCTGCAGGCACTGAGGGCCCCACATATTTCCTAACAACAGCTCATTACCAGAGACACTGCTTGTTTTAGACCAAACTTAAGCATCTTCCCACACAAACCTTCTGTTACCACTGTTTGTTGTGAGGTTATTTTCCCCTCCCCATTGCTGATTTTGAAGCCAACTACAGATTGCCTCAGCTAGCTTAGCCATTCTCTGTATGAAAAGAAGTCCAGAAGAACCATTTCtagccttttgtttgtttgtttgttttgagttagGGCCTGTCCATCCTGAACAGGGCAAAACAGCTCAGGCGCTGTGGCATGGTAACCCTCTGACCCTGGCTTTTACCCTTCCTGGGTGCCCTGCCGAGGCCCCTGGTTACCAGCAGTCCAGCCTGCCTAAGAGGCAGATTTTCTCACATGGCTCCCACAGGGGCGGACACCTCAGTGGTGTGAAGATGAGAAGCCCTATGTTCCTCatcaggggaaaggaaaagaggaggaaaagatgaaGTGGTTTGTTTGTATTTGGGAACAGAAGTGGGTGGGATGTGAGGGGTGTTATCCAGATGGAGCCTATAACACCTGTGCAGTTTATTTAGATTCCCTCCTAGTCAACTCAGGGACCACTTCCCACAAAACCACTGGAGCATTTCTTGAGACAGTCTCCATGCCTGGGCACCTTGGAGGGTACAGAGCTCTAGAGTTTGCCCACGGTCGATGGACCAGTTAGCAGGTCAGCAACAGGAAATGAGGTAAGCTTATTGAACTTGGATGCAACAGTCCTTTACTGTTtagtaaatgattttaaatatgttctctCCCAGTGCAGAACATGAAAGATAAGGACTTCTGTCTCTATCttgtattctttttaagaaaacttgcCCAGCGTTCTGTGTTCAGAGTTTCATGAAGATGGGCAGAAATggcatctttttttccttaatgcaaATTTGGAAGGGAGATGAAGGTGGGGAGTGAAGTCTCGGTCTTTTTCTGAACTGGTGTGACTAATCTGAATCAAAACCAAACTATTTGATTTTATAATCTATCACTTTCTTGTACTACTGCAAGTAGCCTGATGCAGTTACGGGGGAGTCAGCCGCCTTTAAGGGAGTGTGTGGGCTCTATAAAAACAAGGTAATTCATAAGCAGTATTATAGGtaaataaacattataaaaaataGTGGCTGTTTACTTAGACTCTAGAAATTgtgagttctatttttttcttcctcatattCCAACATAAGAAAACAGCACTAAGgccattaaatgtatttataacttAATAAGATACTTGTTACTCCCCAGGGTATAATGGTCTGTTTAATGTAGTCTCTAACCTTTATTGATAGAAGCTAGGGGCTGCTTCTGGAACTGCCCCTGCCTTGTTCATCTGGGGTCAGCCAGGCTGTGATAAAATCTCTCTGGTTAGGGTTCTCTGAAAAGCTCAGCCACCCAGCATTCCACTcacgatggatggatggacgcCAAATCTGTAAACGCAGCTAGAATTCCTGCAGGATCTGCCTTAGAGAACCTGTAGGCTTTAAAATGACAGCAGTGACCTTGAACCAAACTAGAAGGGATTAATTTTTACCTCATTTATATAGTGTGTCATAATATGTGAAATATCTTTTGTCTACTCACAATATGAAGATACAGTTTTTcttggaaagaattttttttttaatggcagttctGTGTATTTAATGGGCTCTGAACACACTCAACCCACTGAACCCTGCGCCTACTTTAATAGGTGTAGGAAGAATTGGGATTACGGACTATAAATAACAGCTCTAAATGAAGGTTCATTGCATGCTTAACATGTGCTAAGTACTTAACTCGCATTAACTCGTTTATTCCTCATAACAGTCCC
It encodes the following:
- the ZBTB43 gene encoding zinc finger and BTB domain-containing protein 43; this translates as MEPGTNSFRVEFPDFSSTILQKLNQQRQQGQLCDVSIVVQGHIFRAHKAVLAASSPYFCDQVLLKNSRRIVLPDVMNPRVFENILLSSYTGRLVMPAPEIVSYLTAASFLQMWHVVDKCTEVLEGNPTVLCQKLNHGSDHQSPSSSSYNGLVESFELGSGGHTDFPKAQELRDGENEEESTKDELSSQLTEHEYLPSNSSTEHDRLSTEMASQDGEEGASDSAEFHYTRPMYSKPSIMAHKRWIHVKPERFEQACEGMDVHAPYDEHQVTESINTMQTEHSVQPSGVEEDFHIGEKKVEAEFDEQADESNYDEQVDFYGSSMEEFSGERSDGNLIGHRQEAALAAGYSENIEMVTGIKEEASHLGFSATDKLYPCQCGKSFTHKSQRDRHMSMHLGLRPYGCGVCGKKFKMKHHLVGHMKIHTGIKPYECNICAKRFMWRDSFHRHVTSCTKSYEAAKAEQNTTEAN